Proteins found in one Oncorhynchus mykiss isolate Arlee chromosome 3, USDA_OmykA_1.1, whole genome shotgun sequence genomic segment:
- the LOC100136304 gene encoding insulin-like growth factor-binding protein 3 precursor (The RefSeq protein has 2 substitutions compared to this genomic sequence), translating into MVLYFSCGLFLLTLLVLPGLLLGDLVFYCPKCTAERQTACPKLATNCTEIVREPACGCCPVCARLEGEFCGVYTPRCSTGLRCYPTVDSKLPLEQLVQGLGRCSQKVDTVPNRTEEHRDTSGELPGTEGPTMKKPTKDVRIWIWSKDMAPKQAQNELKTKMKTNDCPEEPKTQQPMKGPCAQELEKVMEKISKMSFHDNRGHVDNLYQLKFPNCEKIGQYNLKQCHMSTHGQRGECWCVNPFTGVQIAQSTKVRGDPNCSQYVEEQEMETGTQSTAVLQMAEI; encoded by the exons ATGGTGCTATATTTTAGCTGCGGTTTGTTTCTGCTTACGTTACTTGTTCTGCCGGGCCTATTGCTCGGAGACTTGATATTTTATTGTCCTAAATGCACTGCGGAGCGCCAAACTGCATGTCCTAAGCTCGCCACCAACTGTACTGAGATAGTCAGGGAGCCCGCCTGTGGCTGCTGTCCGGTGTGTGCCCGGTTAGAAGGTGAATTCTGTGGCGTCTACACACCGAGGTGTTCCACAGGGCTGCGTTGTTATCCCACTGTAGATTCAAAATTGCCCTTGGAGCAGCTGGTTCAGGGGTTAGGGCGATGCTCACAAAAAGTGGACACAGTACCCAACCGCACTGAAGAGCACCGGGACACGAGTG GGGAGCTGCCGGGCACTGAGGGCCCCACTATGAAGAAGCCGACCAAAGATGTCAGGATCTGGATATGGTCCAAAGATATGGCTCCAAAGCAGGCCCAGAACGAGCTCAAAACCAAGATGAAGACCAACAACTGTCCCGAGGAACCCAAGACCCAGCAGCCCATGAAG GGCCCTTGTGCACAGGAGCTGGAGAAGGTGATGGAGAAGATCTCCAAGATGAGCTTCCATGATAACAGGGGACATGTTGATAATCTGTACCAACTCAAATTCCCCAACTGTGAAAAGATAGGCCAGTACAATCTCAAACAG TGCCACATGTCCACCCACGGTCAGCGGGGCGAGTGCTGGTGCGTTAACCCCTTCACGGGTGTCCAGATCGCCCAGTCCACCAAGGTGCGGGGGGACCCCAACTGCAGCCAGTATGTGGAGGAGCAGGAGATGGAGACTGGAACACAGTCCACTGCCGTCCTTCAGATGGCAGAGATATAA
- the LOC110520600 gene encoding uncharacterized protein LOC110520600, translating to MDNLYTCLKREIASFQDHVQQCKHSFNMDALHPVLSALTTKQPDEIHTLEQLRVLLSKVQEEPAVEVSGYRDSEIKRCITWLLSFVEYLGTMKETFDEKVVVPLCENLYVTEEDESTVASSDQTVPFTSDPQSPPHTSVTKVANELLVLRRRWALMLAPGPIKAENFSLLTNTNGAERFTERFAKVQWLVPDILYKSSRAAQLAYQWVNLHQCGHRGRRVGASGLEVTETAPMRSTGQEASDEYILAEVERRGEGMVGEAQARLMESRMELMALAGKEHRVLSLEVRLEKATYRIQDLQAKLRQERLMVESGAQQEASDVGERKTEKLVLNPSLELERRLRMERYHQKILLGDLLMQLKIRPVLIRYTDMVRDRCKQQEETLWAMEGSMGNRFPSKPESLNLSKQ from the exons ATGGATAACCTGTACACGTGCCTCAAGAGAGAGATAGCCTCCTTCCAGGACCATGTCCAGCAATGCAAACACTCCTTCAACATGGACGCTCTTCACCCAGTCTTGAGTGCCCTAACCACAAAACAGCCGGATGAAATCCACACCTTGGAGCAGCTGCGGGTTCTCCTCTCCAAGGTTCAAGAGGAGCCTGCGGTGGAGGTCAGTGGCTACAGAGACTCGGAAATAAAGCGTTGCATCACCTGGCTTCTCTCTTTCGTGGAATATCTCGGCACCATGAAAGAGACCTTTGACGAGAAAGTGGTAGTCCCTCTCTGCGAGAACCTGTACGTAACTGAGGAAGACGAGAGCACTGTCGCTTCTTCTGATCAGACTGTCCCTTTCACCTCTGACCCTCAAAGCCCGCCTCATACATCTGTGACTAAGGTGGCAAATGAGCTCCTTGTTCTCCGACGCAGATGGGCTTTGATGCTCGCCCCTGGTCCAATCAAGGCAGAGAACTTCAGTCTACTGACCAATACTAATGGGGCTGAGCGGTTCACTGAGCGGTTCGCCAAGGTCCAATGGCTTGTACCAGATATCCTCTATAAGAGCTCTAGGGCTGCTCAACTTGCCTATCAGTGGGTGAACCTGCACCAGTGTGGGCACAGGGGTAGAAGAGTAGGGGCCAGTGGGTTGGAGGTTACCGAGACAGCCCCAATGAGGTCTACTGGCCAGGAAGCGAGTGATGAATATATCCTGGCTGAGgtagaaaggagaggggagggaatggTCGGAGAGGCCCAAGCCAGACTGATGGAGTCTAGGATGGAGCTCATGGCTTTGGCCGGGAAAGAGCATAGGGTGCTATCTCTGGAGGTGAGGTTAGAGAAAGCCACCTACAGGATCCAGGACCTCCAGGCCAAGCTCCGACAGGAGAGGTTGATGGTAGAAAGTGGGGCCCAGCAGGAGGCCAGTGATGTGGgagaaaggaagacagagaagCTGGTCCTCAACCCAAGTCTAGAGCTGGAGAGGAGGCTGAGGATGGAAAGGTACCATCAGAAGATACTTCTGGGAGACCTGCTGATGCAGCTTAAGATTCGCCCAGTTCTCATACGCTACACTGATATG GTGAGGGATCGATGCAAACAGCAAGAGGAGACACTATGGGCCATGGAGGGCAGTATGGGTAACAGGTTCCCTTCAAAGCCTGAGAGCCTCAACCTCTCCAAACAGTGA